One genomic segment of Magnetococcales bacterium includes these proteins:
- a CDS encoding GAF domain-containing protein — MSEISSTLLRQLDMSTDLDLLLGRVLKFSLEISSADRGSILVLDESGSVKHQILARPGQTPEFATYSVLKVMKDGLGGWVYTNHQPALLRDVTKDPRWVILPQDQWETGSAMAVPFFFQERISAMVIVQHEAKEAFDASHLEHLQKVAEHTAHTIEKARLIRKASAENKALYTLLEKTPQPLLIVDEMHRITFLNQAALPYFTSNPTGCDMQVFPEGSGLLQAIRLFRSEEVTPQQLKVRTSWPTRESLKMSVRELSPLGLVLTFLE; from the coding sequence ATGTCGGAGATAAGTTCTACCTTGCTGAGGCAACTGGACATGTCCACGGATTTGGATCTCCTCCTTGGACGGGTTCTCAAATTTTCTCTGGAGATTTCTTCCGCTGACCGCGGCAGTATTCTGGTGCTTGACGAATCGGGCTCCGTCAAACACCAAATCCTTGCCCGACCTGGTCAGACGCCTGAGTTTGCAACGTACAGCGTACTGAAGGTGATGAAAGACGGATTGGGGGGGTGGGTTTACACCAATCACCAGCCTGCGCTGCTGAGAGACGTGACCAAAGACCCCCGTTGGGTCATTCTGCCCCAGGATCAGTGGGAGACCGGTTCGGCCATGGCCGTGCCGTTTTTTTTCCAGGAACGGATCAGTGCCATGGTGATCGTACAACACGAGGCCAAGGAAGCTTTTGACGCATCGCACCTGGAACATCTACAGAAAGTGGCTGAACATACAGCCCATACAATCGAGAAAGCCCGCCTCATACGCAAAGCCTCGGCAGAGAACAAGGCTCTTTACACTCTCTTGGAAAAAACTCCGCAACCACTCCTGATTGTCGATGAGATGCACCGGATTACCTTTCTGAATCAGGCAGCTTTGCCCTATTTTACCAGCAATCCGACTGGTTGCGACATGCAGGTTTTTCCGGAGGGGAGTGGGTTGCTCCAGGCAATCCGCCTGTTCCGCAGTGAGGAGGTCACACCGCAACAATTGAAAGTTCGCACGAGCTGGCCTACGCGAGAGAGTCTTAAAATGAGTGTGCGGGAACTCTCTCCCCTGGGACTGGTCCTGACTTTTTTGGAGTAA
- a CDS encoding HAMP domain-containing histidine kinase, with protein MIRNGMCEEYALEKKEIDRWQRIFCSRLPREHSRPAFGSMIRTNPMDGSARMLLRTGEKMTPPISRFDLQQSMDFLHAWWKVNDALPRVKRYLVEKRIDQKLNFPSPRRNLVAQAELARVIDGVAQRTETPIKTKASLSGSRASQLRFRELIQDVLDIKMIEKGETGQNPCPCHLRPLLLHALGANTLMAIKREVRLHLQQNGMPSNVLVFADGTLLTGLLAGLIANAIRFSLPRGDVVVSILTQPGLCRVSVHDRGQPYEPEDSEEGKFSPNDHTAMMLLHVQSRKLGCRMSFESRFGEGNSSHLDLTRVASSWKKYGDNE; from the coding sequence ATGATTCGGAACGGGATGTGTGAAGAGTACGCTTTGGAAAAGAAAGAGATTGACCGCTGGCAGCGGATCTTTTGTTCAAGACTTCCTCGGGAACACTCCCGTCCGGCATTCGGCAGCATGATCAGAACCAATCCCATGGATGGTTCCGCTCGCATGCTGCTCAGAACCGGAGAAAAAATGACTCCTCCGATCAGCCGGTTTGACCTCCAACAATCCATGGATTTTTTGCATGCCTGGTGGAAAGTCAACGATGCCCTTCCCCGGGTGAAACGCTATCTGGTGGAAAAACGCATCGACCAAAAATTAAATTTCCCTTCTCCACGCCGGAATTTGGTTGCCCAGGCGGAGCTTGCCCGGGTTATCGATGGTGTTGCCCAGAGAACAGAGACACCAATCAAAACAAAAGCCTCCCTGTCAGGTTCCAGGGCGAGTCAACTTCGATTCAGGGAGTTAATCCAGGATGTATTGGATATCAAGATGATCGAAAAGGGAGAGACAGGCCAGAATCCATGCCCCTGCCATCTGCGGCCACTCCTGTTGCACGCTCTTGGCGCAAACACTCTGATGGCCATCAAAAGAGAGGTGCGCCTGCATTTGCAACAGAACGGTATGCCAAGCAATGTTTTGGTATTTGCCGATGGGACGCTCTTGACCGGCCTCCTGGCTGGCTTGATCGCCAACGCTATCCGATTTTCTCTTCCCAGGGGAGATGTAGTCGTTTCCATTCTGACGCAGCCGGGGTTATGCAGAGTTTCTGTTCATGATCGGGGTCAGCCCTATGAGCCGGAAGATTCAGAGGAGGGGAAATTCAGCCCAAATGACCACACTGCCATGATGCTCTTGCATGTTCAAAGTCGAAAATTGGGGTGCCGGATGAGCTTTGAGAGCCGCTTTGGCGAGGGCAACAGCAGCCATCTTGACCTCACCCGCGTTGCGTCATCATGGAAAAAATATGGAGACAATGAATAA
- a CDS encoding DUF1640 domain-containing protein yields the protein MTTITFDTLKYVKVLKAAGFDEVQAEAMAQAQSDFVKQVQESNLKELATKADLKLAISELKAETIKWMFGVAAGQAMFIIAILKLSPTH from the coding sequence ATGACGACGATCACGTTTGATACCCTGAAATATGTCAAGGTACTCAAGGCTGCCGGTTTCGACGAGGTCCAAGCAGAGGCCATGGCTCAGGCCCAGTCTGACTTTGTGAAGCAGGTGCAAGAATCCAACCTTAAAGAATTGGCCACAAAAGCCGACCTGAAACTGGCAATTTCCGAACTAAAAGCCGAAACCATCAAATGGATGTTTGGTGTGGCCGCCGGTCAGGCAATGTTCATCATTGCCATTCTCAAGTTGTCTCCGACGCATTGA
- a CDS encoding fumarylacetoacetate hydrolase family protein, giving the protein MNTTYQHRFLDGIVPNLPMGKVVCVGRNYREHVRELQNRETDDPVLFMKPGSALVPFREPIQLPRHGRVCHYEAEIAVLIGAVLQHAAPDEVVDAVLGYAGALDLTLRDVQNRLKEAGHPWELAKAFDRSCPITPFIRGETLRSDLADGLHFSLSINDALRQEGDTREMIWNLESLVAKISGYFTLYPGDVVLTGTPAGVGPLTPDDRILLTLGGCHHFETRVA; this is encoded by the coding sequence ATGAACACGACATACCAGCACCGATTTTTAGACGGAATCGTCCCAAATCTGCCGATGGGTAAGGTGGTTTGCGTCGGTAGAAATTATCGCGAACATGTTCGGGAGTTGCAGAATCGGGAAACCGATGATCCGGTGCTGTTCATGAAGCCAGGTTCCGCCCTGGTTCCTTTTCGAGAACCCATTCAATTGCCACGCCATGGCCGGGTCTGTCATTACGAGGCGGAGATTGCCGTACTGATAGGGGCGGTCTTGCAACATGCCGCTCCCGATGAGGTTGTTGATGCCGTTCTTGGTTATGCCGGGGCCTTGGACCTGACCCTCAGAGACGTACAGAATCGGCTCAAAGAGGCCGGGCACCCCTGGGAGTTGGCCAAGGCCTTCGACCGTTCCTGTCCCATCACACCTTTCATACGTGGAGAGACGCTACGGAGCGACTTGGCTGACGGGCTCCATTTTTCCCTCTCGATCAACGACGCCTTGCGTCAGGAGGGAGATACCCGGGAGATGATTTGGAACCTTGAATCTCTGGTGGCCAAAATTTCCGGGTATTTTACCCTCTATCCAGGCGATGTCGTCCTGACCGGAACCCCGGCAGGCGTGGGGCCACTGACCCCTGATGACCGCATTCTCCTGACCTTGGGGGGGTGTCACCACTTCGAGACCAGGGTGGCGTAG
- the metG gene encoding methionine--tRNA ligase — protein MCRRILVTSALPYANGPIHLGHLVEYVQTDIWVRYHKLRQHDCVYICADDTHGTPIMIRAMREGIPPKELITRMHEEHTRDFAGFAIGFDNYYSTDSEENRLISNKIYEANRDGGHMDRRMVRQAYCETDGMFLPDRYVRGTCPSCGALDQYGDACEVCSSTYSPLDLKDARCAICASPPVERESEHIFFKLADFATFLKDWTRSGRLQEEMANKLDEWFKEGLKDWDISRDGPYFGFEIPDAPGKYFYVWLDAPIGYMASTMNWCQREGKDFSSYWSADAQAEVYHFIGKDILYFHTLFWPALLHGAGFRTPTAIFAHGFLTVNGMKMSKSRGTFINAKTYLEFLDPEYLRYYYAAKLTNRVDDIDLNFADFTQRVNSDLVGKVVNIAARTANFIHKGFSGQLSREYPDDGGLHRQFVEAGEEIGQLYESREYARAMRAIMRLAEEANRFVESRAPWQMAKEDAHSAALQDTCTVALNLFRILILYLKPVLPQLGQKVEQFFAVPAWTWEDREHPWHGRSVKPFKHLMARVDPQKVEAMLLAAREEGDPSAALGTTSPLPSPPTPISEMNDLADEIPIDDFIKVDLRVARIVTAEDVPGAEKLLKLTLDLGSLGTRTVFAGIKSAYQTADLRDRLTVVVANLKPRKMKFGLSEGMVLAAGPGGQDIFLLLPDAGAQPGMRIK, from the coding sequence ATGTGTCGTCGCATCCTGGTCACCAGCGCCCTTCCATATGCCAATGGACCCATCCACCTGGGCCACCTCGTGGAGTATGTCCAGACCGATATCTGGGTCCGCTACCACAAGTTGCGCCAACACGATTGTGTCTACATCTGCGCCGACGATACCCATGGCACCCCCATCATGATCCGAGCCATGCGCGAGGGTATTCCTCCCAAGGAATTGATCACCCGCATGCATGAGGAACACACCCGGGATTTTGCCGGTTTTGCCATTGGTTTCGACAATTACTACAGCACAGATTCCGAGGAAAACCGTCTTATTTCCAACAAGATCTATGAAGCAAACCGGGATGGCGGACACATGGATCGCCGCATGGTGCGTCAGGCCTATTGCGAAACCGACGGCATGTTCCTGCCGGATCGCTACGTGCGCGGCACCTGCCCCTCCTGTGGCGCCCTGGACCAGTATGGCGATGCCTGCGAAGTGTGCAGCAGCACTTATTCTCCCCTGGATCTGAAAGATGCCCGTTGCGCCATCTGCGCCTCGCCGCCCGTGGAGCGCGAATCGGAGCACATCTTTTTCAAACTTGCCGACTTTGCAACCTTTCTGAAGGATTGGACCCGTTCCGGGCGCCTCCAGGAAGAGATGGCCAACAAGCTTGACGAATGGTTCAAAGAGGGGTTGAAGGATTGGGATATCTCCCGGGATGGACCCTATTTCGGGTTTGAAATCCCCGATGCCCCGGGTAAATATTTTTATGTCTGGCTGGATGCTCCCATCGGTTACATGGCCTCCACCATGAACTGGTGCCAACGGGAGGGCAAGGATTTCTCCTCCTATTGGTCAGCCGATGCCCAGGCCGAGGTTTATCACTTCATTGGCAAGGATATTCTCTACTTTCACACCCTGTTTTGGCCTGCCTTGCTGCACGGGGCCGGTTTCCGCACGCCGACCGCCATCTTTGCCCACGGTTTCCTGACCGTGAACGGCATGAAGATGTCGAAATCGCGAGGAACCTTCATCAATGCCAAGACCTATCTCGAATTTTTGGATCCGGAGTACCTTCGCTACTATTATGCCGCCAAACTGACCAACCGGGTGGATGACATCGACCTGAATTTTGCGGACTTCACCCAGCGGGTCAACAGCGATCTGGTGGGCAAGGTGGTCAATATCGCTGCGCGGACCGCCAACTTCATCCACAAGGGATTTTCCGGTCAACTCTCCAGAGAGTATCCGGACGATGGGGGTTTGCACCGGCAATTTGTCGAGGCCGGCGAGGAGATTGGCCAACTCTATGAAAGTCGTGAATATGCCCGTGCCATGCGTGCCATCATGCGTTTGGCCGAGGAGGCGAATCGGTTTGTGGAGAGCAGGGCGCCTTGGCAAATGGCCAAAGAGGATGCCCACTCGGCAGCATTGCAGGATACCTGTACCGTTGCTCTCAATCTTTTCCGTATCCTGATTCTCTACTTGAAGCCGGTTCTGCCGCAACTCGGACAGAAGGTCGAACAATTTTTCGCCGTGCCCGCATGGACCTGGGAAGATCGGGAACATCCCTGGCATGGTCGCTCGGTCAAACCATTCAAGCACCTCATGGCGCGAGTGGATCCTCAAAAAGTGGAAGCCATGCTCCTCGCCGCCAGAGAAGAGGGAGACCCTTCCGCAGCGTTGGGAACGACTTCCCCCCTCCCCTCCCCTCCTACGCCAATCTCTGAAATGAATGATTTAGCAGATGAAATTCCCATCGATGATTTCATCAAGGTGGATTTGCGGGTGGCACGCATCGTGACAGCGGAGGATGTCCCCGGAGCCGAGAAACTACTGAAACTGACCCTGGATCTCGGTTCCCTGGGCACGCGCACCGTCTTTGCCGGCATCAAATCCGCCTATCAAACTGCCGATCTGCGCGACCGTTTGACGGTGGTGGTGGCCAATCTGAAACCTCGCAAGATGAAATTTGGCCTTTCCGAAGGAATGGTTTTGGCCGCTGGTCCAGGCGGCCAGGATATTTTTCTTCTCCTCCCGGATGCCGGGGCGCAACCGGGTATGCGTATCAAATGA
- a CDS encoding GAF domain-containing protein — protein sequence MLRRINKLNELGIALTSERDTNRLLENILLGAKELTNADAGTVYLATSHQTLKFEIIRTDSLKIAMGGSTGVPIKFPELPLFKNGKPNLAMVAAYCAIRDKTVNIPDAYEAEGFDFTGTKAFDKNTGYRSMSFLTVPLKNHENEIIGVLQLINAKCAETGKIIPFTREDQRLAESLASQAAIALTNQRLISDLKKLFESFIQSIATAIDEKSPYTGGHCHRVPVLAEMLAEAAIGSEVGELKDFKLTEDDMYELRIAAWLHDCGKVVTPTEVVDKATKLEAIFDRVHLVDVRFEVLKRDAEIEMLKKKLAALEKGDQIDTQALDQEFSEKINQIQSDRDFIREANIGGEFMSKERKDRVAAISRYKWCDPEGKIVDFLTENESYNLDIDRGTINKEEREIINNHVVATIKMLEAIPFPKHLARVPEMAGGHHETMIGTGYPKGLKREQMSIQARIMAIADVFEALTARDRPYKSGKTLAQSLKILGFMKKDQHIDPDLFQVFIDKKVFMRYAEQFLSPEQIDDVDVSQIPGYVPPSPPPSV from the coding sequence CTGTTGCGTCGTATCAACAAACTGAATGAGTTGGGCATAGCCCTCACCTCCGAAAGGGATACGAACCGCCTTTTGGAAAATATTCTCCTCGGAGCCAAGGAGCTGACCAACGCAGATGCCGGAACGGTCTACCTGGCGACAAGCCACCAGACTCTCAAATTTGAAATCATTCGTACCGACTCCCTGAAAATCGCCATGGGTGGTTCGACCGGCGTCCCCATCAAGTTTCCAGAATTGCCCCTCTTCAAAAACGGAAAACCCAACCTGGCCATGGTGGCCGCCTATTGCGCGATCCGGGATAAAACGGTCAATATCCCCGACGCCTACGAGGCAGAAGGGTTTGATTTTACTGGGACAAAAGCGTTTGACAAAAACACGGGCTACCGCTCGATGTCGTTTTTGACCGTGCCCCTGAAAAATCATGAAAACGAGATTATCGGGGTTCTGCAACTGATCAATGCCAAGTGCGCAGAGACAGGCAAGATCATCCCTTTCACCCGAGAAGATCAGCGCCTGGCCGAATCCCTTGCCTCTCAGGCCGCCATTGCCCTGACCAATCAACGCCTCATTTCCGATCTGAAAAAGCTGTTCGAGTCCTTCATCCAGTCCATCGCCACGGCGATCGACGAAAAATCCCCTTACACAGGCGGGCACTGTCATCGTGTTCCGGTCCTGGCCGAAATGTTGGCCGAAGCCGCCATCGGCTCGGAAGTGGGAGAGTTGAAAGATTTCAAACTCACCGAAGATGACATGTATGAACTCAGGATCGCAGCCTGGTTGCACGATTGCGGCAAGGTGGTAACACCGACAGAAGTCGTTGATAAAGCCACGAAACTTGAGGCTATTTTTGATCGGGTCCATCTGGTGGATGTTCGCTTCGAGGTGTTGAAGCGTGATGCCGAAATCGAAATGCTGAAGAAAAAATTGGCCGCCCTGGAGAAAGGCGATCAGATTGACACCCAGGCTCTTGACCAGGAATTTTCTGAAAAAATAAACCAGATCCAAAGCGACCGGGATTTTATACGCGAGGCCAACATCGGCGGAGAGTTCATGTCCAAGGAGCGCAAGGATCGTGTTGCCGCCATCAGCCGCTACAAATGGTGTGATCCAGAAGGAAAAATTGTTGATTTCCTTACAGAAAATGAGTCATATAACCTCGATATCGATCGTGGAACAATCAACAAGGAAGAGCGTGAGATCATCAACAACCATGTCGTGGCAACCATTAAAATGCTTGAGGCCATCCCCTTCCCCAAACATTTGGCCCGCGTGCCCGAAATGGCCGGCGGGCACCACGAGACCATGATCGGGACCGGCTATCCCAAGGGTTTAAAACGGGAGCAAATGTCCATTCAGGCCCGTATCATGGCCATCGCGGACGTGTTTGAAGCCTTGACCGCCAGGGATAGACCCTACAAATCAGGTAAAACGCTGGCACAGTCCCTGAAAATCCTGGGTTTCATGAAAAAGGATCAACACATCGATCCGGATCTGTTTCAGGTATTTATCGATAAAAAGGTCTTCATGCGCTATGCCGAACAGTTTCTCTCTCCGGAGCAGATCGACGATGTCGACGTGAGTCAGATTCCAGGTTACGTCCCGCCCTCCCCTCCTCCCTCTGTATGA
- a CDS encoding M20/M25/M40 family metallo-hydrolase, with the protein MRPPLFSLLQHIVDINSHTANKAGVDAVGAFFQPHLEALGYAAQRHKRTHIGHHWHYRSPTVPGQKILLVGHLDTVALPDSPATFREDAQWVYGPGVCDMKGGLIVLLEALRQLDEKTGPIRNIDILLVSDEETGSDDSRSLTLDIAQEYDFCLVFEAAGRHGEVVIGRKGVGSFILHIAGVAAHSGNDHALGVCANTIAAHAILALAKLADPAQKTTLNVGRMEGGVGINTISPTATLKFELRYTSESEKMRLLRAIDTLVTHPPLPGGKLTLEGGIQRELFSPDMRQSRLLEALRAITGDPLPTEVRGGVSDANLTHAAGTVTLDGFGPFGEWDHSPRERALKESFFQRILLVFRMLEHHQRHACQLA; encoded by the coding sequence TTGCGTCCGCCTCTTTTTTCCCTGTTGCAACACATCGTTGACATCAACTCTCACACTGCCAACAAGGCAGGTGTCGACGCTGTAGGGGCATTTTTTCAGCCTCACCTGGAAGCGCTTGGTTACGCAGCCCAGCGCCACAAACGGACCCACATCGGTCATCACTGGCACTATCGGTCCCCGACCGTTCCTGGTCAAAAAATTCTCCTTGTAGGCCATTTGGATACTGTTGCCCTCCCCGACTCGCCTGCAACTTTCCGGGAAGACGCGCAGTGGGTCTACGGGCCTGGCGTTTGCGACATGAAGGGGGGGTTGATTGTCCTTTTGGAAGCTTTGCGCCAACTTGATGAAAAGACCGGTCCCATTCGCAATATCGACATTCTTCTGGTCTCCGACGAAGAAACCGGCAGTGACGACTCCCGCTCTCTGACGCTGGATATTGCCCAGGAATATGATTTTTGCCTGGTGTTCGAGGCGGCTGGGCGGCACGGCGAAGTGGTGATCGGACGCAAGGGGGTGGGGAGTTTCATCCTGCACATCGCGGGGGTGGCGGCCCACTCTGGCAATGACCACGCTTTGGGCGTTTGCGCTAACACGATCGCCGCCCATGCCATACTGGCGCTGGCCAAATTGGCCGATCCGGCTCAAAAAACCACCCTCAACGTGGGCCGCATGGAAGGAGGGGTGGGCATCAACACCATCAGTCCGACCGCCACACTCAAATTTGAACTTCGTTATACCTCGGAAAGCGAGAAGATGCGCCTGTTGCGGGCCATCGACACCCTGGTCACTCACCCTCCCCTTCCCGGCGGAAAACTGACTCTGGAGGGGGGCATCCAACGCGAACTGTTTTCTCCCGATATGCGGCAGAGTCGCCTGCTGGAGGCCTTGCGCGCCATCACAGGCGATCCCCTGCCCACCGAGGTGCGTGGTGGCGTGAGTGACGCCAACCTGACCCATGCCGCAGGTACCGTCACTCTGGACGGATTTGGCCCTTTTGGTGAGTGGGATCACTCCCCGCGTGAACGTGCTTTGAAAGAGAGCTTTTTTCAGCGTATCCTCCTGGTTTTTCGTATGCTGGAACATCATCAGCGACACGCTTGCCAACTCGCATGA
- a CDS encoding PHP domain-containing protein: MRPHLREDFFLQTTRLATPLPAWEYHVHSTHSDGSALASEVIRYAVGAGIKRIIFTEHTEDELVGSGDWFSRYVEEMRRLQAQWSGVIDIRLGLEVPVMDFAGTLDLTDHMLREADFILGAVHAFPEGDWRTGYRNPAQAVDVEFRASMGLLENPLVDAIAHPGGVCNRYISSFPMELFEAIVIRAAERRIAVELNPAYHEPMRPYLDICRRHGAMISPGSNAHDPVQIGDAVRVLESVLISDQP; this comes from the coding sequence ATGCGCCCCCATCTTCGTGAAGATTTTTTTCTCCAGACAACCCGGTTGGCGACTCCCCTGCCCGCCTGGGAATATCATGTCCACTCCACCCATTCCGACGGCTCCGCACTGGCCTCCGAAGTGATTCGCTACGCTGTGGGAGCCGGCATCAAGCGCATTATCTTCACCGAGCACACCGAAGATGAACTGGTTGGCAGCGGGGATTGGTTTTCTCGCTATGTCGAGGAGATGCGCCGTTTGCAGGCACAATGGTCTGGAGTCATCGACATTCGCCTTGGTTTGGAGGTTCCGGTGATGGATTTTGCCGGTACTCTGGATCTGACCGATCACATGCTGCGCGAAGCCGACTTTATTCTCGGTGCTGTCCATGCGTTTCCGGAGGGAGATTGGCGCACCGGCTACCGCAATCCCGCCCAGGCTGTGGATGTCGAATTCCGCGCCAGCATGGGCCTGCTGGAGAACCCTCTGGTCGATGCCATTGCCCATCCAGGGGGGGTGTGTAACCGTTATATCTCTTCGTTTCCCATGGAGTTGTTCGAGGCCATCGTGATCCGCGCCGCAGAACGAAGGATCGCCGTTGAACTCAATCCGGCCTACCACGAGCCCATGCGCCCATACCTGGATATATGCCGACGCCACGGAGCCATGATTTCGCCCGGTTCCAATGCCCACGACCCGGTGCAAATCGGGGATGCCGTGCGGGTACTGGAGAGTGTGCTGATCTCTGACCAGCCATAA
- a CDS encoding adenylate/guanylate cyclase domain-containing protein: MAKQPGAKHYLVRHILSSLCVALFTAHLLNIIDFPALVSLENVAYDLRVRETTLNTMDPRIVIVDIDEKSLAEEGRWPWSRKRMADLIHILFDEYGIGALGFDVVFAEPETNSGLSVLEELSIGPLREDGLLQSQMPELRKKLSYDQMFADALSDKPVVLGFYFKSAYGSEEVKISGTIPPPLTTRKDLQEKGFSGSFVRVGGYGGNLETLQRHAMSGGFFDSVPDADGVFRRQPVVEEFQDGIYPSLSLALARLVVGPDAPVEFSPESISVGSLKIPVDGNNTILVPFRGTQGSFPYISATDILHRRAKPESLSGVVVLVGTTAPGLMDMRSSPVQSVYPGVEIHANIISGIMDGRILSRPDYLLGMELTALLIIGALLALTLPRLSPVKTVLLTLFLLSSLYLGSLYAWKQGVVISVATIAMLILTMFILHTSYGFFVEARSKRKISRVFGQYIPKELVDEMNASGQEFTIGGESREMTVLFSDVRGFTTVSEGLRPEELTRLMNFFLTPMTHVIQKHRGTIDKYMGDAIMAFWGAPLQDPKHAENALHAAVEMIQTMIDLGSKLQERGWPTLKIGVGLNSGTMNVGNMGSEFRMAYTVLGDAVNLGSRLESLTKQYGVNILVGETTRKRIPGFLFREIDLVRVKGKHEPVAIFEPLGDPAKMEPKVVQHLDIYQKALDSYRHQAWEEAKAGFSALQAEDPERKIYDIYLERIQNFQVSPPGANWDGVYTHTSK; encoded by the coding sequence ATGGCAAAACAACCCGGAGCGAAACACTATCTTGTCAGGCACATACTCAGTTCCTTGTGTGTTGCCCTTTTTACCGCCCACCTTCTTAATATCATTGATTTTCCTGCGCTTGTCTCCCTGGAAAACGTGGCCTACGATCTGCGCGTCAGGGAAACCACTCTCAATACCATGGATCCCCGTATCGTCATCGTGGATATCGACGAGAAAAGCCTGGCAGAAGAAGGGCGTTGGCCATGGAGCCGCAAACGCATGGCCGATCTGATCCATATCTTGTTCGATGAGTATGGCATTGGCGCCCTGGGCTTTGACGTGGTGTTCGCAGAACCTGAAACCAACTCGGGGCTGAGCGTGCTCGAAGAGTTGTCCATAGGCCCCCTCCGGGAAGATGGTTTACTCCAGAGTCAAATGCCAGAACTGAGAAAAAAATTATCCTATGATCAGATGTTCGCCGATGCACTTTCCGACAAACCCGTAGTTTTGGGATTCTATTTCAAGTCCGCATACGGTTCCGAGGAGGTCAAGATTTCGGGAACCATCCCTCCCCCCTTGACCACTCGAAAGGATTTGCAGGAAAAGGGGTTCTCAGGATCCTTCGTGCGTGTAGGTGGTTATGGCGGCAATTTGGAAACATTGCAACGACATGCGATGAGCGGTGGTTTCTTTGACAGCGTACCCGACGCGGATGGTGTCTTCCGCCGGCAGCCCGTGGTCGAAGAGTTCCAGGATGGGATCTATCCCTCGCTCTCCCTGGCCCTGGCGCGCTTGGTCGTCGGACCGGATGCCCCCGTCGAATTTTCTCCCGAATCGATCTCGGTCGGCTCCCTCAAGATTCCCGTTGACGGCAACAACACGATTCTGGTTCCGTTCCGGGGCACGCAAGGCAGTTTTCCCTATATTTCCGCCACCGATATCCTGCATCGCCGCGCCAAACCGGAATCCTTGTCAGGGGTGGTGGTTCTTGTGGGTACGACAGCCCCCGGCCTGATGGATATGCGGAGTTCGCCGGTGCAAAGCGTCTATCCGGGGGTGGAGATCCACGCCAATATCATCAGCGGCATCATGGATGGACGCATCCTTTCCCGTCCAGACTACCTGTTGGGTATGGAACTCACGGCTTTGCTCATTATAGGCGCCTTGTTGGCCCTGACTCTTCCCCGCCTCTCTCCTGTCAAGACTGTTTTGCTGACCTTATTCCTGTTATCAAGCCTTTACCTCGGCTCCCTGTACGCATGGAAGCAGGGTGTTGTCATTTCGGTTGCAACCATTGCCATGCTGATCCTGACCATGTTCATCCTCCACACATCCTACGGATTTTTTGTTGAAGCCAGAAGCAAACGGAAAATTTCCCGCGTTTTTGGGCAATATATACCCAAGGAGCTGGTCGATGAGATGAACGCCAGCGGCCAGGAGTTCACGATTGGTGGCGAAAGCCGTGAGATGACAGTTCTTTTTTCTGACGTGCGCGGCTTTACCACCGTCTCTGAAGGTCTCAGGCCGGAAGAGTTGACCCGATTGATGAACTTTTTCCTGACCCCCATGACCCATGTAATCCAAAAACATCGCGGTACCATCGACAAATACATGGGCGATGCCATCATGGCTTTTTGGGGAGCGCCGCTGCAAGATCCCAAACATGCTGAAAATGCCTTGCACGCTGCCGTCGAGATGATTCAAACCATGATCGATCTGGGCAGCAAACTGCAAGAGCGCGGCTGGCCTACACTCAAAATTGGCGTCGGCCTCAACTCGGGAACCATGAATGTGGGCAACATGGGCTCGGAATTTCGCATGGCCTATACGGTTCTGGGAGATGCCGTCAACCTGGGATCCCGTCTGGAAAGCCTGACAAAACAGTATGGCGTCAACATTCTCGTCGGTGAAACCACCCGCAAACGGATTCCCGGATTCCTCTTCCGGGAGATCGACCTGGTCCGCGTCAAAGGCAAACACGAGCCCGTGGCCATCTTTGAACCGCTTGGTGATCCAGCCAAGATGGAACCAAAAGTTGTGCAACACCTCGATATCTATCAAAAAGCGCTGGATTCGTACCGCCATCAGGCCTGGGAAGAGGCCAAGGCCGGTTTTTCTGCGTTGCAGGCAGAGGATCCAGAGCGGAAGATATACGACATCTATCTGGAGCGCATCCAAAACTTCCAGGTATCGCCTCCGGGCGCCAATTGGGATGGGGTCTACACCCACACCAGTAAGTAG